CCGCCTCGGAGAGTTGGTTCGCCGCTCTATCGCTGAGGCTCTGAAAAACGGACGAGAGCGTCTGCCTTCCGGAGAGCGCTTCGAAGGGATTGGCGATTCCTGCCGCCTCGAAGAAGGGATCGGTCAGCACGCCGAGGACATCGAAGTAGATATTGCCCCGCGCGCGGATCGGACCCAGGTCAAAATCGCTCATGCTTCCCGCGTCCGTGAGTATGCCTTGCGCGGCCGTGTCCTGCCGAGACGACCAGGTCAGGTCGAGATCGTAGTAGCCGAGCTGGTTGATCGAAAAGTTGGCGTCGATCAGCAGGGATCCGGTGGTTGCGGAAGCCTGCGCGCCAACGTCGTTCGTGATGAGGTAGTCGATTGGCGAGGCAGGGAGCTGGCCATTGAGTGCGGTGCGGAAGGAGACGTCCAGGGTGCGGAGCCCGCGCGTGCCCGTGTTGACTTGAAGCGAGACAGGACCCTCGAGTGTGAATTTTCCGATGCCGTAGCTGATCGTGTTGCCCTGGAACTGGTTGTTGATCAGGAAATCGTACCCGCCACTCAGGCGATTGTGGCGGCCCGCGAGGCTGTAGTTGAAATAGCGAAGAACGCCGGCGGTTTCTCGAACCGCGCCGGCACGCGCGGGCGCGGTCGACCAGACGATTACCGCAAGTGCCGTGAGCCCGATGAATCTGTGAAATTTCATATCCAGTTGCTCCCGTGCCTCGGTTACCAGTGTATCGGCTGAGGCGCGTCCATCGCAAGAATGGCGCGGCTAAAGATCTGGGGAGACTCCAAGGTCGCGGTCCGGCGGCAGGATCGCACTCTGGAAACCAAAACGGGGCCGCGTCACACAATTAGCGATACTGCGTTATCGGACAAGCGGCTCCCGGGGGGAGCGATGAGCAGCGTTGTCGATTCTCCGGTTCCTGAAGGGATGTCGAAGCTTGTCGCGAGGTGTCGCCCGCATCGAGGCAGCTGAGCGCATGATCGTCACGCTCCTGTCACATTCGCGGGATGTGCCGACAGTTCGTGTTAGAGTAAGTCGTCTTCAAGATCGTGCTGATTTGCCGGAGTGTTTAACGAAACACCTGCGTATCACGTGATGTGTGAAGGGTTGACTCTTCTACCATCGGAGGGTGGTCTATGCATGAACTGCGCAGGCTGCCGAAGGGGCGCCGCAGCGTAGGGCAGTCGCCGTGACTTACGAAGGAGTCGAAGGTTCATGATCACCGCGCAAGTGGATGTGAAGCAGATCGGCGCTCAGGTGGCGGAGCGCAGCCAGCCGTTTCGGTTGCTCCTCGAACAGATGCATCGCGTGATCGTCGGTCAGGATCAGCTATTGCACCGCATGTTCGTTGGGTTGCTATCCAATGGTCATCTACTGATCGAGGGTGTGCCGGGCCTGGCGAAAACGACCGCAGTGGCGTGCCTGGCGCGCGGAATCCGGACGAGCTTCCAGCGATTGCAGTTCACTCCGGACCTTCTTCCGGCGGACCTGATCGGCACGATGATCTATCGCCCGAACGTGGGCGACTTCGTGGTGCAGAAGGGGCCGATCTTCGCGAATCTGATCCTCGCGGACGAGATCAACCGCGCTCCGGCGAAAGTGCAGTCGGCGCTGCTGGAGGCCATGCAGGAACGGCAGGTTACGATTGGGAAAGAGACGTTCACGCTCGACGAGCCTTTCCTGGTCCTGGCGACACAAAACCCCATCGAGCAGGAAGGAACGTATCCGCTTCCGGAGGCGCAGGTTGACCGCTTCATGATGAAGGTCGTGGTGAATTATCCGAACCGCGACGAAGAGCGGATGATTCTGGACCGCATGGCCACGACGGCGCCGGACCTGGACATCGAGCCGGTCATGGCCCCCTCCGACATCGCCGACGCCCGCGCCGTGGTGGACGAGATTTACATTGATGACAAGATCAAGGACTACGTGGTCGATCTCGTGCATGCGACGCGCGACCCGAAGTCATTCGGGCTTTCCATCAAGGATTGGATCCAGTTCGGGGCGTCGCCGCGGGCGACGCTGGCGCTGACGCTCGGTGCCAAGGCGACGGCGTTCCTGTCCGGTCGCGGGTACGTGACCCCGCAGGACGTCAAGACCGTGGCCATGGATGTCCTTCGCCACCGGGTCATTCTGACCTACGAGGCCGAAGCCGAAGAGAAGTCCTCGGACGACGTGGTCCGCACCATCCTGGAAAATGTTCCCGTCCCATGATTCCGCGCGAAGTTCTCAAGAAGGTGCGCCAGATTCAGATCCGCACCTCGCGGACGGTGAATGATGTATTGGCGGGGCGGTATCACTCGGCATTTCGAGGCCGGGGGATGGAGTTCGAGGAGGTCAGCCCATACCAGTACGGTGACGACGTGCGCCTCATCGACTGGAACGTCTCGGCGCGCTACGGCGAACCGTTCATCAAGAAATTCCGTGAAGAACGGGAGTTGACGGTCATGCTCGTGGTCGACGCGAGTCCCTCGGGACTTTTCGGCAGCGGGCGGCAATTCAAACTCGATGTGGCGGCGGAGCTGGGAGCCGTGCTGGCGTTCTCGGCCATTCGCAGCAACGACAAGGTGGGCCTGATCCTCTTTACCGACCGCGTTGAGCAGTACGTACCGGCGAAGAAGGGCACACGCCATGTGCTCCGCATCATCCGCGAGCTGCTCTATCACAAACCCCAGGGCCGTGGGACGGATATTGCCGAAGCGATGGCGTTTCTGAACAGGGTGACGGTACGGAAGTCGGTGTGCTTCCTGATCAGCGACTTCCTGGCAGGCGGATATGAGCAGACGTTGCGCGTCGCTGCCCGGCGCCATGATCTCATTCCATTGGTCATGAGCGATCCGCGGGAGTGGGAGCTTCCGAACGTCGGGCTGATTGAATTGGAGGATCCGGAGTCCGGGGAAGTCCTGCTGGCCGATACGTCGAGCCGGCGCGTTCGCGCTCGATTCGCGGAGCGCATGAGACGGCTCAGTGCTGCACGGGACACGATGT
The window above is part of the Phycisphaerae bacterium genome. Proteins encoded here:
- a CDS encoding PEP-CTERM sorting domain-containing protein, yielding MKFHRFIGLTALAVIVWSTAPARAGAVRETAGVLRYFNYSLAGRHNRLSGGYDFLINNQFQGNTISYGIGKFTLEGPVSLQVNTGTRGLRTLDVSFRTALNGQLPASPIDYLITNDVGAQASATTGSLLIDANFSINQLGYYDLDLTWSSRQDTAAQGILTDAGSMSDFDLGPIRARGNIYFDVLGVLTDPFFEAAGIANPFEALSGRQTLSSVFQSLSDRAANQLSEAAAAASSLTSRTAPAGNSPAAVGPVGARTVVPEPATMLLLVPGLALVGFAYRRIRAA
- a CDS encoding MoxR family ATPase, with the protein product MITAQVDVKQIGAQVAERSQPFRLLLEQMHRVIVGQDQLLHRMFVGLLSNGHLLIEGVPGLAKTTAVACLARGIRTSFQRLQFTPDLLPADLIGTMIYRPNVGDFVVQKGPIFANLILADEINRAPAKVQSALLEAMQERQVTIGKETFTLDEPFLVLATQNPIEQEGTYPLPEAQVDRFMMKVVVNYPNRDEERMILDRMATTAPDLDIEPVMAPSDIADARAVVDEIYIDDKIKDYVVDLVHATRDPKSFGLSIKDWIQFGASPRATLALTLGAKATAFLSGRGYVTPQDVKTVAMDVLRHRVILTYEAEAEEKSSDDVVRTILENVPVP
- a CDS encoding DUF58 domain-containing protein — protein: MIPREVLKKVRQIQIRTSRTVNDVLAGRYHSAFRGRGMEFEEVSPYQYGDDVRLIDWNVSARYGEPFIKKFREERELTVMLVVDASPSGLFGSGRQFKLDVAAELGAVLAFSAIRSNDKVGLILFTDRVEQYVPAKKGTRHVLRIIRELLYHKPQGRGTDIAEAMAFLNRVTVRKSVCFLISDFLAGGYEQTLRVAARRHDLIPLVMSDPREWELPNVGLIELEDPESGEVLLADTSSRRVRARFAERMRRLSAARDTMFRRMDTTAIPIRTDQPYVEPLVRFFRDRERRR